From one Nocardioides yefusunii genomic stretch:
- a CDS encoding succinate dehydrogenase cytochrome b subunit: MATQNSNQTLVKGSRSTRSTIALKITMATSGLVFIAFLLVHMYGNLMAFGGENSYNEYAHHLRVFGEPMLPENGLLWILRVVLLVSLVAHVGSAIALTGRAHKARTTKYSVKKNVASSLSSRTMRWGGLAIFVFIVWHLLHFTIAKINPTGGETENPYVLVVDSFNTWWMTVIYLVALFAVGMHLHHGVWSACQTLGFTNTVASRKRAKRFGWVVAIVIAGGFALIPLSVLFEIVK, encoded by the coding sequence GTGGCAACCCAAAATTCCAACCAGACCCTTGTGAAGGGCTCGCGGTCGACGCGTTCGACGATCGCCCTCAAGATCACGATGGCGACGAGCGGACTGGTGTTCATCGCCTTCCTGCTCGTCCACATGTACGGCAACCTCATGGCGTTCGGTGGTGAGAACTCGTACAACGAGTACGCGCACCACCTCCGCGTCTTCGGCGAGCCCATGCTCCCGGAGAACGGTCTCCTGTGGATCCTGCGTGTCGTGCTCCTCGTCTCCCTCGTGGCCCACGTCGGATCGGCCATCGCGCTGACCGGCCGCGCCCACAAGGCCCGGACGACGAAGTACTCGGTGAAGAAGAACGTCGCCTCCTCGCTCTCTTCGCGCACCATGCGCTGGGGCGGCCTGGCGATCTTCGTCTTCATCGTGTGGCACCTGCTGCACTTCACCATCGCGAAGATCAACCCCACCGGTGGCGAGACCGAGAACCCATACGTGCTGGTCGTCGACTCGTTCAACACCTGGTGGATGACGGTCATCTACCTGGTGGCGCTGTTCGCAGTCGGCATGCACCTTCACCACGGCGTGTGGAGCGCGTGCCAGACCCTCGGCTTCACGAACACCGTTGCGTCCCGCAAGCGCGCCAAGCGCTTCGGCTGGGTCGTCGCGATCGTGATCGCCGGTGGCTTCGCACTGATCCCGCTGTCCGTGCTCTTCGAGATCGTCAAGTAA
- a CDS encoding fumarate reductase/succinate dehydrogenase flavoprotein subunit, with protein sequence MAFLDGTTQTNQPPVQKSDDAAGYYTLGAPLVDPVAPTGPIADRWKNRKFENRLVNPANRRKLDIIIVGTGLAGGAAAATLGEAGYNVSTFCYQDSPRRAHSIAAQGGINAAKNYKEDGDSTHRLFYDTVKGGDYRARENNVYRLAEESANIIDQCVAQGVPFAREYGGLLDNRSFGGVQVSRTFYARGQTGQQLLIGAYQAMERQVAAGTVKQYTRHEMLEVILVDGKARGIVTRDMVTGAIDTHLADVVVLATGGYGNVFYLSTNAMGSNVTAAWRAHRKGAYMANPCYTQIHPTCIPVTGDHQSKLTLMSESLRNDGRIWVPKDPKDADKDPRDIPEEARDYFLERIYPAFGNLVPRDIASRAAKYQCDDGKGVGPLVKEVDEHGVERMVRRGVYLDFTEAISRLGEDGVREKYDNLFDMYARITGENPYETPMRIYPAVHYVMGGLWVDYHLQSSIEGLFVAGEANFSDHGANRLGASALMQGLADGYFVLPNTIREYLADGPFDKIDESHPSVVAARTEVEERINRFMTIGGTRSADSFHKELGRIMWEYCGMERTETGLKKAIGLIRDLKKAFWSDLKVLGTADTLNQSLEKAGRVIDFIELGELMCIDALNRRESCGGHFRAESQTEDGEAMRHDDEFAYVAAWEFGGEDGLPVLHKEDLIYTAIEMKQRSYK encoded by the coding sequence ATGGCTTTCCTGGACGGAACCACCCAGACCAACCAGCCGCCGGTTCAGAAGTCTGACGACGCCGCCGGCTACTACACCCTCGGCGCTCCGCTCGTCGACCCCGTTGCTCCGACCGGCCCCATCGCCGACCGTTGGAAGAACCGCAAGTTCGAGAACCGCCTGGTCAACCCGGCCAACCGTCGCAAGCTCGACATCATCATCGTCGGCACCGGTCTGGCCGGTGGCGCTGCCGCTGCCACGCTCGGTGAGGCCGGCTACAACGTTTCGACGTTCTGCTACCAGGACTCCCCGCGTCGCGCGCACTCCATCGCCGCGCAGGGCGGCATCAACGCCGCGAAGAACTACAAGGAGGACGGTGACTCCACTCACCGCCTCTTCTACGACACGGTCAAGGGTGGCGACTACCGCGCCCGCGAGAACAACGTGTACCGCCTCGCCGAGGAGTCGGCGAACATCATCGACCAGTGCGTCGCGCAGGGCGTCCCCTTCGCCCGCGAGTACGGCGGTCTCCTCGACAACCGTTCCTTCGGTGGTGTGCAGGTCTCCCGTACGTTCTACGCCCGTGGCCAGACCGGTCAGCAGCTGCTGATCGGCGCCTACCAGGCCATGGAGCGCCAGGTCGCCGCCGGCACCGTGAAGCAGTACACGCGTCACGAGATGCTCGAGGTCATCCTGGTCGACGGCAAGGCCCGCGGCATCGTCACCCGTGACATGGTCACCGGTGCGATCGACACCCACCTGGCCGACGTCGTCGTCCTGGCCACCGGTGGTTACGGCAACGTCTTCTACCTGTCGACCAACGCGATGGGCTCGAACGTCACCGCTGCCTGGCGTGCGCACCGCAAGGGTGCCTACATGGCCAACCCCTGCTACACGCAGATCCACCCGACCTGCATCCCGGTCACCGGCGACCACCAGTCGAAGCTGACCCTGATGTCGGAGTCGCTCCGCAACGACGGTCGCATCTGGGTCCCCAAGGACCCGAAGGACGCCGACAAGGACCCGCGCGACATCCCGGAGGAGGCGCGCGACTACTTCCTCGAGCGCATCTACCCGGCGTTCGGAAACCTGGTCCCCCGCGACATCGCCTCGCGTGCCGCCAAGTACCAGTGCGACGACGGCAAGGGTGTCGGTCCGCTGGTCAAGGAGGTCGACGAGCACGGCGTGGAGCGCATGGTGCGTCGTGGTGTCTACCTCGACTTCACCGAGGCCATCTCCCGCCTGGGCGAGGACGGCGTCCGCGAGAAGTACGACAACCTCTTCGACATGTACGCGCGCATCACGGGTGAGAACCCCTACGAGACGCCGATGCGCATCTACCCGGCCGTTCACTACGTCATGGGCGGCCTCTGGGTCGACTACCACCTGCAGTCCTCCATCGAGGGTCTGTTCGTGGCCGGCGAGGCCAACTTCTCCGACCACGGTGCCAACCGCCTCGGCGCCTCGGCCCTCATGCAGGGTCTGGCCGACGGTTACTTCGTCCTCCCGAACACCATCCGCGAGTACCTCGCCGACGGCCCGTTCGACAAGATCGACGAGTCGCACCCGTCCGTCGTCGCCGCCCGCACCGAGGTCGAGGAGCGCATCAACCGCTTCATGACCATCGGTGGCACCCGCTCCGCCGACTCCTTCCACAAGGAGCTCGGACGGATCATGTGGGAGTACTGCGGCATGGAGCGCACCGAGACCGGCCTGAAGAAGGCCATCGGTCTCATCCGCGACCTCAAGAAGGCGTTCTGGAGCGACCTGAAGGTTCTCGGCACCGCCGACACCCTCAACCAGTCCCTGGAGAAGGCCGGACGCGTCATCGACTTCATCGAGCTCGGTGAGCTCATGTGCATCGACGCCCTCAACCGTCGCGAGTCCTGCGGTGGCCACTTCCGTGCCGAGTCGCAGACCGAGGACGGCGAGGCCATGCGTCACGACGACGAGTTCGCCTACGTCGCAGCCTGGGAGTTCGGCGGCGAGGACGGTCTCCCGGTTCTCCACAAGGAGGACCTGATCTACACGGCCATCGAGATGAAGCAGCGGAGCTACAAGTGA
- a CDS encoding succinate dehydrogenase/fumarate reductase iron-sulfur subunit: MNLTLKIWRQKDATSAGALKTYTVDGISPDMSFLEMLDELNEQLNEKGEEPVAFDNDCREGICGMCSLMINGQPHGPEVTTTCQLHMRSFKSGDTITIEPWRADSFPIIKDLVVDRSAFDRIIQSGGFISANTGSAPEANSVPAPRDKAMRAFNVATCIGCGGCVAACPNGSASLFLGAKITHLGELPQGQPERYTRVVDMVGQHDHEGFGGCTNIGECAAACPKEIPLDVISQLNKDLRTAMQMGL; this comes from the coding sequence ATGAACCTGACCCTGAAGATCTGGCGTCAGAAGGACGCCACGTCGGCCGGTGCACTGAAGACCTACACGGTCGACGGCATCTCGCCCGACATGAGCTTCCTCGAGATGCTCGACGAGCTCAACGAGCAGCTGAACGAGAAGGGCGAGGAGCCCGTCGCGTTCGACAACGACTGCCGTGAAGGCATCTGCGGCATGTGCTCGCTGATGATCAACGGTCAGCCGCACGGCCCCGAGGTCACCACCACTTGCCAGCTGCACATGCGCAGCTTCAAGTCCGGCGACACGATCACCATCGAGCCGTGGCGCGCCGACTCCTTCCCGATCATCAAGGACCTTGTCGTCGACCGCTCCGCGTTCGACCGCATCATCCAGTCGGGTGGATTCATCTCCGCCAACACCGGTTCGGCCCCCGAGGCCAACTCCGTGCCGGCCCCGCGTGACAAGGCCATGCGCGCCTTCAACGTGGCGACCTGCATCGGTTGCGGTGGCTGCGTGGCTGCGTGCCCGAACGGTTCCGCCTCGCTGTTCCTCGGCGCGAAGATCACCCACCTGGGCGAGCTTCCGCAGGGTCAGCCGGAGCGTTACACCCGCGTCGTCGACATGGTCGGCCAGCACGACCACGAGGGCTTCGGCGGTTGCACCAACATCGGTGAGTGCGCTGCTGCGTGCCCCAAGGAGATCCCGCTCGACGTGATCTCGCAGCTGAACAAGGACCTCCGCACGGCCATGCAGATGGGCCTGTGA
- a CDS encoding PadR family transcriptional regulator: MNTYRNPTPGRGRRGDRRRPTSPTSFGPEREMRRGQRPEHHSPAGTDFDSDRDLRRSERPGPGRGGRGRGPGGRGGRRRDVRGAVLLVLAEAPMHGYQAMQAIAERSGETWRPSPGAVYPVLAALEDEGLLTVSADSGRKVATLTEAGRAAAAAVTAGGRDPFALSPDGSGSPEASLRDDVHALVSAAKEVDRTGTPEQREAARSLLAATRRQLYGILAAEPSPTPQENQ, encoded by the coding sequence GTGAACACCTACCGGAACCCCACCCCGGGACGTGGCCGACGCGGCGATCGTCGCCGCCCCACCTCCCCCACCTCCTTCGGCCCCGAGCGCGAGATGCGCCGCGGCCAGCGCCCCGAGCACCACTCCCCCGCAGGTACCGACTTCGACTCCGATCGCGACCTGCGTCGCTCCGAACGCCCCGGCCCCGGCCGTGGTGGACGGGGCCGAGGTCCCGGAGGTCGCGGCGGACGTCGTCGTGACGTCCGCGGTGCCGTCCTCCTCGTCCTCGCCGAAGCTCCGATGCACGGCTATCAGGCCATGCAGGCGATCGCGGAGCGCAGCGGCGAGACCTGGCGCCCCAGCCCGGGAGCCGTCTACCCGGTGCTCGCAGCACTGGAGGACGAGGGCCTGCTCACCGTCTCCGCCGACTCCGGACGCAAGGTGGCCACCCTCACCGAGGCCGGTCGGGCCGCAGCAGCAGCCGTGACTGCCGGGGGCCGCGACCCGTTCGCCCTCTCCCCCGACGGCTCGGGCTCGCCGGAGGCCAGTCTCCGCGACGACGTCCACGCCCTCGTGAGTGCGGCGAAGGAGGTCGACCGAACCGGCACCCCCGAGCAGCGCGAGGCCGCCCGGTCCTTGCTCGCCGCCACCCGACGCCAGCTCTACGGCATCCTCGCCGCCGAGCCCTCTCCCACTCCCCAGGAGAACCAGTGA
- a CDS encoding DUF2218 domain-containing protein, whose protein sequence is MSTPPAAEHTETLTVVGTVATDRGDRYVKQLGDHFGRKVEVVDSDAGRLVTFAAGTCLMSAAADRIVLTAVSSDDESLATVQDVVTRHLERFGARDELKVAWAS, encoded by the coding sequence GTGAGCACTCCCCCCGCCGCTGAGCACACCGAGACGCTCACCGTCGTCGGCACCGTCGCCACCGATCGTGGCGATCGCTACGTCAAGCAACTCGGCGACCACTTCGGTCGCAAGGTCGAGGTCGTCGACTCCGACGCCGGCCGGCTGGTCACCTTCGCAGCAGGCACCTGTCTGATGTCCGCCGCAGCCGACCGGATCGTCCTGACCGCCGTGTCCTCCGACGACGAATCCCTGGCGACCGTCCAGGACGTCGTGACACGGCATCTGGAACGCTTCGGGGCCCGCGACGAACTCAAGGTCGCCTGGGCATCCTGA
- a CDS encoding 2'-5' RNA ligase family protein → MTTIGVAVAIPEPWGTRLQEYRTSLGDTTAHTIPTHITLIPPTEIDAADLPAVEQHLAEVSARHAAYRVHLRGTGTFRPVSPVVFVQVSEGIPGCEMLAADLRSGPLAVDLDFPYHPHVTIAHHLDDAGLDRAFTELADFDCAFSADEFHLYVHDDVTGWVPSRAFALQ, encoded by the coding sequence ATGACCACGATCGGTGTCGCCGTCGCCATCCCCGAGCCGTGGGGTACCCGTCTGCAGGAGTACCGCACCTCGCTCGGGGACACGACGGCGCACACGATCCCCACGCACATCACGCTGATCCCGCCCACGGAGATCGACGCTGCCGACCTCCCGGCGGTCGAGCAGCACCTGGCCGAGGTGTCGGCGCGGCACGCTGCGTACCGCGTCCACCTGCGCGGCACCGGGACGTTCCGGCCGGTCTCGCCGGTGGTGTTCGTCCAGGTCTCCGAGGGCATCCCTGGCTGCGAGATGCTCGCCGCGGACCTGCGCTCCGGTCCGCTGGCGGTCGACCTCGACTTCCCGTACCACCCGCACGTGACGATCGCCCACCACCTCGACGACGCCGGCCTCGACCGTGCGTTCACCGAGCTGGCGGACTTCGACTGCGCCTTCTCCGCCGATGAGTTCCACCTCTACGTGCACGACGACGTGACGGGCTGGGTACCCAGCCGCGCCTTCGCGTTGCAGTGA